Proteins found in one Anopheles aquasalis chromosome 3, idAnoAquaMG_Q_19, whole genome shotgun sequence genomic segment:
- the LOC126574442 gene encoding fatty acyl-CoA reductase wat-like, with protein sequence MASHSPQNRVLNFYRNSTILLTGGTGFLGKVLLEKILRCLDVRKVFLLIRTKDNLKPAERLDRLLQDAIFDRLRDPNSDHSPRLRERLEAVEFCLGGDSEGLGIEQDTEERLLRETDIVFNVLASVKFNESIRNAIATNVGGTRKVLLLAKRMVRLKSVVHVSTLYSNCDRATIEERVYRDVPFGPSAVLELSRVLSEGEMSCLQHCLVGRLPNTYTFSKRCAEALIAEEFSELPVGIFRPPIVLSTYREPLAGWTDNLNGPSGLCLWTVKGVIRVIHGDAAKRANLVPVDCCVNAMLVAGYDVAERASGESMDESCEPVHLAVPVVFNYVYAEPNLTWGRYMDAVSLGFDGLLHRLWWPHSYGIVANRTLYRLAALCCHTLPAHLLDLVRRVCGRRPVFAKMMSKTGRFLEMMSYFGLREWHTANDNVVRLRSLLSPDEASVLEFDLATVDWDEYFRHYIPGLQRYVVGGKAGDKSKTMPRWSKGSWNRRIHFWCRLLYKACWIYVCLRFATRLCRTYLLRHLFSILIC encoded by the exons ATGGCATCGCACAGTCCTCAGAATCGGGTGCTGAACTTTTACCGAAACTCCACCATCCTGCTCACCGGTGGAACCGGATTCCTCGGGAAGGTTCTGCTCGAGAAGATCCTCCGCTGCCTGGACGTACGGAAGGTGTTTCTGCTCATCCGCACGAAAGATAATCTGAAACCAGCGGAACGACTCGACCGACTACTGCAGGATGCG atttttgacagattgaGGGACCCAAACTCGGACCACTCGCCACGGTTACGGGAGCGCCTGGAAGCGGTCGAGTTCTGTCTCGGCGGCGATAGCGAGGGCCTCGGAATAGAACAGGACACCGAGGAGCGGTTACTGCGTGAGACGGACATCGTGTTCAATGTGTTGGCTTCGGTAAAGTTCAACGAAAGTATCCGGAATGCCATCGCGACCAATGTCGGTGGTACGCGGAAGGTATTACTGCTGGCCAAGCGAATGGTCCGGTTAAAGTCCGTGGTGCACGTATCGACCCTGTACTCGAACTGTGATCGAGCGACGATTGAGGAGCGTGTGTACCGGGATGTCCCGTTCGGTCCCAGTGCCGTACTGGAGCTGTCCAGGGTACTGTCCGAGGGTGAGATGAGCTGTCTGCAGCACTGTCTGGTCGGACGGCTCCCAAACACCTACACCTTCAGCAAGCGCTGTGCCGAGGCGCTTATCGCGGAAGAGTTCTCCGAACTGCCCGTCGGAATCTTCCGGCCACCGATTG TGCTATCGACGTACCGGGAACCGTTGGCCGGTTGGACGGACAATCTGAATGGACCGTCCGGGTTGTGTTTGTGGACGGTGAAGGGAGTCATTCGCGTGATCCACGGTGATGCAGCGAAGCGGGCTAACCTCGTACCGGTCGACTGCTGCGTGAATGCGATGTTGGTGGCCGGTTATGACGTGGCGGAACGAGCCTCGGGCGAGTCGATGGACGAGTCCTGCGAACCGGTGCACCTGGCGGTCCCGGTTGTGTTCAATTATGTGTACGCCGAACCGAACCTTACCTGGGGTCGTTACATGGACGCTGTGTCGCTCGGTTTTGACGGATTGCTACACCGGTTATGGTG GCCCCACTCGTACGGAATCGTGGCGAACAGGACGCTGTATCGGTTGGCCGCTTTATGCTGCCACACGCTGCCAGCCCATTTACTCGACCTTGTGCGCCGTGTCTGCGGTCGCCGGCCAGT CTTCGCCAAGATGATGTCCAAGACGGGCCGGTTCCTGGAAATGATGTCCTACTTCGGACTCCGCGAGTGGCACACTGCCAATGACAATGTGGTGCGCCTCCGGTCACTGCTCAGCCCGGACGAGGCGTCGGTCCTCGAGTTCGATCTAGCAACGGTCGACTGGGACGAGTACTTTCGGCACTACATTCCCGGTCTGCAGCGGTACGTGGTCGGGGGGAAGGCCGGTGACAAATCGAAAACCATGCCACGCTGGAGCAAAGGATCCTGGAATCGAAG GATACACTTCTGGTGCCGGTTGCTATACAAGGCCTGCTGGATTTACGTTTGCTTGCGGTTCGCCACACGCCTCTGCCGAACTTATCTGCTTcgccatttgttttcaatattgATTTGCTAG
- the LOC126577820 gene encoding neuromedin-K receptor-like — translation MHETDLVAYHSGSNYTLNQTDVRIVLEDENLYKVPIGLLVLLSLFYGTISLLAVIGNSLVIWIVLTTKQMQTITNMFIANLALADVTIGVFAIPFQFQAALLQRWNLPEFMCPFCPFVQLISVNVSVFTLTAIAVDRHRAIINPLRARTSKNISKFVISAIWLLSFALAAPILFALRVRPVYNIVLGGMNETYTNVTVPFCKVVNFEHAEIQVYRYVLVLVQYFIPLFVISFVYIQMAFRLWGSKTPGNAQDSRDITMLKNKKKVIKMLIIVVALFGVCWFPLQLYNILHVTVPEINEYRFINIIWFVCDWLAMSNSCYNPFIYGIYNEKFKREFRKRYPFKRGQSFAHQHESDKTSSIFTRVSSIRSSYATSSIRNKLSTGRYAAPKQLPLAFKFPPATALHYQHQHGPGQLLHELGPGRPARRNESYPSKGASSDGGIGGGSAGGLLAATNFSHERAQPDLDANHHCPVNDLAGSTNAQQRQQQQQQQLRMASSTTTDEEDEYRLRPYAQPLGEQAIREQIPLRSNGSELKRRSGPRNHGPPPFKHPHPDSGGESVDDEGSRDDRSAKRQASPVAPPSADPRAHLYCNSLEDLSSQY, via the exons ATGCACGAAACGGATCTCGTGGCGTACCACAGTGGCAGCAACTACACACTCAACCAGACGGACGTTCGGATAGTGCTCGAGGATg AGAACCTGTACAAGGTGCCAAtcgggctgctggtgctgctgtcgctgttcTACGGCACCATCAGCCTGCTGGCCGTCATCGGGAACTCGCTGGTCATCTGGATCGTCCTGACCACCAAGCAGATGCAGACGATAACGAACATGTTCATCGCCAATCTTGCGCTGGCCGACGTCACCATCGGTGTGTTCGCCATTCCCTTCCAGTTCCAGGCGGCGCTGCTGCAACGCTGGAACCTGCCCGAGTTCATGTGTCCGTTCTGTCCGTTCGTTCAGCTGATCAGCGTCAACGTGTCCGTCTTCACGCTGACGGCCATCGCTGTGGATCGGCATCGGGCCATCATCAATCCGCTGCG GGCGAGAACAtcaaaaaacatttccaaatTCGTCATCTCCGCCATCTGGCTACTGTCGTTCGCGTTGGCCGCACCGATCCTGTTTGCGCTGCGCGTTCGTCCCGTTTACAACATCGTGCTGG GTGGTATGAACGAAACGTACACCAACGTCACGGTACCGTTCTGTAAGGTCGTCAACTTCGAGCACGCCGAAATCCAGGTGTACCGgtacgtgctggtgctggtacagTACTTCATTCCATTGTTCGTCATCAGCTTCGTTTACATACAGATGGCGTTCCGGCTGTGGGGCTCCAAGACGCCCGGCAATGCACAGGATTCGCGTGATATTACCATGctgaagaacaagaagaag GTCATCAAAATGctgatcatcgtcgtggcccTGTTCGGTGTGTGCTGGTTTCCGCTGCAGCTCTACAACATTCTGCATGTTACGGTACCCGAAATTAATGA ATATCGCTTCATCAACATTATCTGGTTCGTGTGtgactggctggcgatgaGCAACAGCTGCTACAACCCGTTTATCTACGGTATTTACAAT GAAAAGTTTAAGCGCGAGTTCCGCAAACGTTACCCTTTCAAACGGGGCCAAAGCTTCGCCCACCAGCACGAGTCGGACAAAACGTCCTCGATATTTACGCGCGTGAGCTCGATCCGGTCGAGCTACGCCACCTCGTCCATCCGGAACAAGCTGAGCACCGGTCGGTACGCGGCCCCGAAGCAACTGCCACTGGCGTTCAAGTTTCCCCCGGCCACGGCCCttcactaccagcaccagcacggacCAGGGCAGCTACTGCATGAGCTCGGTCCCGGTCGGCCAGCTCGAAGGAACGAAAGCTACCCCTCGAAAGGGGCCAGCAGTGATGGTGGCATTGGGGGTGGCAGTGCTGGTGGTCTGCTGGCAGCAACCAACTTTTCTCACGAACGAGCACAACCGGATCTGGATGCGAACCATCATTGTCCGGTGAATGATCTCGCTGGCTCCACCAACGCACAacaacgtcagcagcagcagcagcaacagctgagGATGGCCTCCAGCACAACGACGGATGAGGAGGACGAGTACCGGCTACGGCCGTACGCTCAACCACTCGGTGAGCAAGCGATCCGGGAGCAAATTCCGCTCCGTTCGAACGGAAGCGAACTGAAGCGACGGTCCGGCCCGCGGAACCATGGCCCGCCACCATTCAAACATCCGCATCCGGACAGCGGAGGCGAGAGTGTCGACGATGAAGGTTCGAgagacgatcgatcggcgaaGCGGCAAGCATCTCCGGTAGCACCACCGTCCGCCGATCCGCGCGCTCACCTTTACTGCAACAGCCTCGAGGACCTGAGCAGCCAGTACTGA